Proteins co-encoded in one Bacillus infantis NRRL B-14911 genomic window:
- a CDS encoding MogA/MoaB family molybdenum cofactor biosynthesis protein — translation MSSEEHKKEAPKTVRCKIITISDTRNSETDKSGRLMKELLEAEGHRVSSYQIVADEKEKIRQAVLEGCSDPDIDAVLTNGGTGIALRDVTIETVSALYQKEISGFGELFRMLSYKEDIGSAAILSRASAGIIENTAVFSTPGSSGAVRLAMNKLIIPELGHVIREVKKDLV, via the coding sequence ATGAGCAGCGAGGAACACAAAAAAGAAGCCCCCAAAACAGTCAGATGCAAAATTATTACCATCAGTGATACAAGAAATTCGGAGACCGATAAAAGCGGGAGGCTGATGAAGGAACTTCTTGAAGCAGAGGGCCACAGGGTAAGTTCCTACCAGATTGTCGCCGATGAAAAAGAAAAGATCCGTCAGGCGGTCCTGGAGGGATGTTCAGATCCGGATATCGATGCAGTCCTTACCAATGGCGGGACAGGAATCGCTTTAAGGGATGTAACCATTGAAACGGTGAGTGCACTTTATCAAAAGGAAATTAGCGGCTTCGGGGAATTATTCCGTATGCTGAGCTACAAGGAGGACATCGGCTCTGCTGCAATTCTCTCCCGCGCTTCTGCGGGCATCATCGAGAATACAGCTGTCTTTTCCACACCGGGATCTTCAGGTGCAGTAAGGCTGGCCATGAATAAATTGATCATCCCGGAGCTGGGGCATGTTATAAGGGAAGTAAAGAAAGATCTTGTATAA
- a CDS encoding EcsC family protein: protein MALNGREEQALSEIAQWEDKLAQYESNDLELTYDKYLEKAFLLLPEKTQQQFFASLDNWLFHLHALIQSSQLQLDAKERILSAGRIFDAGIETVEDLASLDINQLQYIANQQIARHRLYSFAQGGASGTGGVLLLGSDLPAMAVINLRAVQLIAMTYGIEVNTPYEMMASLKVFCASILPPRLQGQAWDQLLAELENAEEAYFYEGQEELTDIAWMGQPIKQLFKGLAITAFKKKSIQGIPLVSMAIGAGANYQFTRKVTDFAHKYYQYRYLLKKQGEV from the coding sequence ATGGCACTAAACGGACGGGAAGAACAGGCTTTATCTGAGATCGCACAATGGGAAGACAAGCTGGCACAGTATGAATCCAATGATTTGGAGCTGACCTATGACAAATATTTAGAAAAGGCGTTCCTGCTGCTTCCCGAGAAAACTCAGCAGCAATTTTTTGCTTCCCTGGATAACTGGCTGTTCCATCTCCATGCCTTGATCCAAAGCTCACAGCTCCAGCTGGATGCAAAGGAACGAATCCTATCTGCAGGCCGCATCTTTGATGCCGGCATTGAAACAGTGGAAGATCTGGCTTCATTGGACATCAATCAGCTGCAATACATAGCCAATCAGCAGATTGCCCGCCACCGCCTTTACTCATTTGCACAGGGAGGGGCATCGGGGACCGGCGGTGTGCTGCTGCTTGGATCCGATCTTCCTGCCATGGCTGTCATCAATTTGCGTGCAGTCCAGCTCATCGCGATGACATATGGGATTGAAGTGAACACACCTTATGAGATGATGGCTTCTTTAAAGGTGTTTTGTGCATCGATCCTGCCGCCGCGGCTTCAGGGGCAGGCCTGGGACCAGCTTCTGGCCGAACTGGAGAATGCGGAAGAAGCTTATTTTTATGAGGGCCAGGAGGAACTGACGGACATTGCCTGGATGGGCCAGCCAATCAAACAGCTGTTTAAAGGCCTGGCTATAACGGCTTTCAAAAAGAAATCCATCCAGGGCATCCCGCTTGTCAGCATGGCCATAGGAGCAGGGGCAAACTATCAGTTTACAAGGAAGGTCACTGATTTTGCCCATAAATATTATCAGTACAGGTATCTGCTGAAGAAACAGGGTGAAGTTTGA